The Pseudomonadota bacterium sequence CGAAGATTCGCGGAGCGAACATTTCACTCATTCATCACCGGTTCGATCCTGAAGCGGGCGGTCCGAAATACGGCAGCGAATGGGGCTTAATGATAAAAAAACCATTCGCGAATCGTTACACGTTGGTGTTCAAATACGCCGATTACGACGCCCGCAGCTTCGCGACTGACACTAAAAAACTCTGGGTCATGTTCATTGCCGAATTCGGTAACTGACTGTATTTGATCAGTAGAAATACGTACCCGTGGTTGTATTTACGTATTTTATTGAGATTCATTCGTACTTATATTGGCAACATCGAGATTCGGAGTTTGGTAAGGTAACATTTATTTGATGAACGCAAGATTGGGAGAGACAGGCATGACCCGTACATTGAGACTATTGGCAGGCACATGCCTGGCTTTTGGCGCTTTTGGTTTGCTTAATGCAGAGACAGCGACTGATATAAGCCATCTGGAGCGTGTTACCCAGATCCTCGTGGCACCTCCATTTTTGCCGGAACACGAGCAGATTGCCACAGGCGACCCCAAAATCGTTCAGGTGCGAATGGTGATCGAGGAAAAACTGATGGACGTTGGGCCCGGAGGCGCGACAATCCATGCCATGACTTTCGAAGGTAGCGTGCCGGGTCCGATCATCGTCGTTCATGAAAACGATTATGTTGAATTTACGCTGGTCAATCCCAAAACCAACACCTTAATGCACAATATTGATTTCCATGCAGCCACAGGTGCGATGGGCGGAGGCGATCTTACAAAGGTAGCGCCGGGGCAGGAAGTGACGTTTCGCTTCAAAGCCATAAAGCCCGGAGTATTTGTCTATCACTGTGCTCCTGGTGGCACGATGATTCCATGGCATGTCGTTTCGGGGATGAACGGAGCAATCATGGTGCTTCCGCGTGATGGACTTAAAGATGCTGACGGTAACCCGGTTAAATATGACAGGGCGTATTACATTGGCGAACAGGATTATTACCTGCCGACAGATGAGAATGGGAACTACAAGAGATATCCCAATTCGTTGGCCGGATTTGCAGATATGCAGAAA is a genomic window containing:
- the nirK gene encoding nitrite reductase, copper-containing; this translates as MNARLGETGMTRTLRLLAGTCLAFGAFGLLNAETATDISHLERVTQILVAPPFLPEHEQIATGDPKIVQVRMVIEEKLMDVGPGGATIHAMTFEGSVPGPIIVVHENDYVEFTLVNPKTNTLMHNIDFHAATGAMGGGDLTKVAPGQEVTFRFKAIKPGVFVYHCAPGGTMIPWHVVSGMNGAIMVLPRDGLKDADGNPVKYDRAYYIGEQDYYLPTDENGNYKRYPNSLAGFADMQKVMKTLTPTHVVFNGSVGALTGDNALTAEVGESVLFIHAQANRDTRPHLIGGHGDLVWRGGSFADRPATNLETWFVAGGSASAMMYTFRQPGLYVYLNHNLIEAILLGAAAHVKVEGEWNDDLMLQVSDPGPIQ